A window from Bufo bufo chromosome 1, aBufBuf1.1, whole genome shotgun sequence encodes these proteins:
- the LOC120990007 gene encoding olfactory receptor 1468-like — protein sequence MVIDIVKNIVLVTNLTVVTEFLLLGFQGSQFLRNLLFLLFLVVFVATICGNLLIIIVVSTTKNLHTPMYFFISQLSISDILLSTDIVPNLLHILLNNGGTVSFIGCMTQFYFFDCTDGLECFLLAVMSYDRYVAICNPLRYSSVMTNRFCVTSIIISWLMGNVISFIVTITSSKLNFCGSNIIDHLFCELIPLLDLSCSDTFSVHLEIFVLGVPTVMVPTSIIVVSYTYIVISVLRIPSSTGRQKAFSTCSHSHLIVVSIFYWTMFSVYVFPKREETWVSSKILSLLYTVFTPFINPIIYSLRNKDIKKAVQQTLHKHISRNKH from the exons ATGGTCATCGACATCGTAAAGAACattgtgttggtg ACAAATCTGACTGTGGTCACAGAGTTTCTCCTCTTAGGATTTCAAGGCAGCCAATTTTTGAGAAATCTTCTATTTCTTCTGTTCCTTGTTGTTTTTGTTGCCACAATATGCGGGAACCTCCTGATCATCATCGTGGTGTCCACGACCAAGAACCTCCACACCCCCATGTACTTCTTCATCTCACAACTGTCCATCAGTGACATCTTATTATCCACAGATATTGTCCCCAACCTGCTCCACATCCTACTGAATAATGGAGGAACCGTCAGTTTTATTGGTTGTATgactcagttttatttttttgattgcacTGATGGACTAGAGTGTTTTCTTCTCGCTGTGATgtcttatgacagatatgtggccATCTGTAATCCCCTCCGTTACTCCTCTGTCATGACGAATAGATTTTGTGTTACATCAATCATTATTAGTTGGTTGATGGGTAATGTTATTTCATTCATTGTTACGATAACATCATCAAAACTAAACTTTTGTGGGTCAAATATCATCGACCATTTATTCTGTGAACTTATCCCCTTACTAGACCTGTCCTGTTCTGACACCTTCTCTGTTCACTTGGAGATTTTTGTTTTGGGAGTTCCAACTGTAATGGTCCCAACCTCAATCATTGTAGTGTCTTATACTTACATTGTGATATCAGTCTTAAGGATCCCATCCAGTACTGGTAGACAGAAGGCCTTCTCCACCTGTagcca CTCCCACCTCATTGTGGTCTCCATTTTTTACTGGACTATGTTTAGTGTTTATGTTTTCCCTAAGAGAGAAGAAACTTGGGTCAGTAGTAAAATCCTCtctctgctgtatactgtgtttACTCCATTTATTAACCCCATTATATACAGTCTGCGGAATAAAGATATTAAGAAAGCTGTACAGCAAACATTACATAAACACATATCCCGTAATAAACATTAA